One genomic segment of Canis aureus isolate CA01 chromosome 37, VMU_Caureus_v.1.0, whole genome shotgun sequence includes these proteins:
- the SLC17A2 gene encoding sodium-dependent phosphate transport protein 3 isoform X2: MDEKSSTKKGPEFCSLRYGLAFIMHFSNFTMITQRVSLSIAIIAMVNSTQLHGLPNASTEGPLADTVNNPSRSMKEFNTEASVYEWSPETQGIIFSSISYGIIVTLIPSGYLAGIFGAKQMLGAGLLISSLLTLFTPLAADFGVILVIVIRTIQGMAQGMAWTGQFTIWAKWAPPLERSKLTSIAGSGAAFGSFIILCLGGLISQALGWPFIFYIFGSIGCVCCLLWFTVIYDDPMHHPCISVQEKKYIVASLAQQSSSPRRSVPIKAMVRCLPLWAIFTGFFSHFWLCTIIITYLPTYISSVLHVNIRDSGVLSSLPFIAASSCTILGGQLADFLLSRNLLRLVTVRKLFSSLGLLLPSLCAVALPFVASSYVTTIILLILIPGTSNLCDSGFIINTLDVAPRYASFLMGISRGFGLIAGIISSTATGFLISQDSVSGWRNVFFLSAAVNMFGMFFYITFGQAEIQDWAKEKTLTRL, translated from the exons ATGGATGAGAAGTCTTCCACCAAGAAAG GTCCAGAGTTCTGTTCATTACGCTATGGACTGGCTTTCATCATGCACTTCTCAAACTTCACCATGATTACCCAGCGTGTGAGTCTGAGCATTGCAATTATTGCCATGGTGAACAGCACTCAGCTGCATGGTCTGCCCAATGCCTCCACAGAAGGACCTCTTGCAGACACCGTCAACAACCCCAGCAGATCTATGAAGGAGTTTAATACAGAG GCCTCTGTCTATGAATGGAGCCCAGAGACTCAGGGTATCATCTTTAGTTCCATCAGCTATGGGATaatagtgactctgatcccaagtGGATATTTAGCAGGGATATTTGGAGCAAAACAGATGCTTGGTGCTGGTTTGCTGATCTCCTCTCTTCTCACCCTCTTTACGCCATTGGCTGCCGACTTCGGAGTGATTTTGGTTATTGTGATTCGGACAATCCAGGGCATGGCCCAG ggAATGGCATGGACGGGTCAGTTTACAATTTGGGCAAAGTGGGCTCCCCCACTTGAACGAAGCAAGCTCACCAGCATTGCGGGTTCAG GGGCAGCATTTGGGTCCTTCATCATTCTCTGCCTGGGGGGACTAATCTCACAGGCCTTGGGCTGGCCTTTTATCTTCTACATCTTTG GTAGCATTGGCTGTGTCTGCTGTCTCCTGTGGTTCACGGTGATTTATGATGACCCCATGCATCACCCATGCATAAGTGTCcaggaaaagaaatacattgtGGCCTCACTGGCTCAACAG TCCAGTTCTCCCAGACGATCTGTCCCCATAAAGGCTATGGTCAGATGCCTACCACTTTGGGCCATTTTCACGGGTTTTTTCAGCCATTTCTGGTTATGCACCATTATTATAACATACCTACCAACGTACATCAGCTCTGTGCTCCATGTTAACATCAGAGAT AGTGGGGTTCTGTCCTCCCTGCCTTTTATTGCTGCTTCAAGTTGTACGATTCTAGGAGGCCAGTTGGCAGATTTCCTTCTGTCCAGAAATCTTCTCAGATTAGTCACTGTACGAAAACTCTTTTCATCTCTAG GCCTCCTCCTTCCATCACTATGTGCCGTGGCCCTGCCCTTCGTGGCTTCCAGTTACGTGACAACCATTATTTTACTGATACTTATTCCTGGGACTAGCAACCTGTGTGATTCAGGGTTCATCATCAACACCTTAGATGTTGCCCCCAG GTATGCAAGCTTCCTCATGGGAATCTCAAGGGGATTTGGGCTCATCGCAGGAATCATCTCTTCCACTGCCACCGGATTCCTTATCAGTCAG GATTCTGTGTCGGGATGGAGGAATGTCTTTTTCCTGTCTGCTGCTGTCAACATGTTTGGCATGTTTTTTTACATCACATTTGGACAAGCAGAAATCCAAGACTGGGCCAAAGAGAAGACCCTTACCCGCCTTTGA
- the SLC17A2 gene encoding sodium-dependent phosphate transport protein 3 isoform X1 codes for MDEKSSTKKGPEFCSLRYGLAFIMHFSNFTMITQRVSLSIAIIAMVNSTQLHGLPNASTEGPLADTVNNPSRSMKEFNTEASVYEWSPETQGIIFSSISYGIIVTLIPSGYLAGIFGAKQMLGAGLLISSLLTLFTPLAADFGVILVIVIRTIQGMAQGMAWTGQFTIWAKWAPPLERSKLTSIAGSGAAFGSFIILCLGGLISQALGWPFIFYIFGSIGCVCCLLWFTVIYDDPMHHPCISVQEKKYIVASLAQQSSSPRRSVPIKAMVRCLPLWAIFTGFFSHFWLCTIIITYLPTYISSVLHVNIRDSGVLSSLPFIAASSCTILGGQLADFLLSRNLLRLVTVRKLFSSLGLLLPSLCAVALPFVASSYVTTIILLILIPGTSNLCDSGFIINTLDVAPRYASFLMGISRGFGLIAGIISSTATGFLISQVGQFIERLQVAGFCVGMEECLFPVCCCQHVWHVFLHHIWTSRNPRLGQREDPYPPLRILNCKLKCSTDC; via the exons ATGGATGAGAAGTCTTCCACCAAGAAAG GTCCAGAGTTCTGTTCATTACGCTATGGACTGGCTTTCATCATGCACTTCTCAAACTTCACCATGATTACCCAGCGTGTGAGTCTGAGCATTGCAATTATTGCCATGGTGAACAGCACTCAGCTGCATGGTCTGCCCAATGCCTCCACAGAAGGACCTCTTGCAGACACCGTCAACAACCCCAGCAGATCTATGAAGGAGTTTAATACAGAG GCCTCTGTCTATGAATGGAGCCCAGAGACTCAGGGTATCATCTTTAGTTCCATCAGCTATGGGATaatagtgactctgatcccaagtGGATATTTAGCAGGGATATTTGGAGCAAAACAGATGCTTGGTGCTGGTTTGCTGATCTCCTCTCTTCTCACCCTCTTTACGCCATTGGCTGCCGACTTCGGAGTGATTTTGGTTATTGTGATTCGGACAATCCAGGGCATGGCCCAG ggAATGGCATGGACGGGTCAGTTTACAATTTGGGCAAAGTGGGCTCCCCCACTTGAACGAAGCAAGCTCACCAGCATTGCGGGTTCAG GGGCAGCATTTGGGTCCTTCATCATTCTCTGCCTGGGGGGACTAATCTCACAGGCCTTGGGCTGGCCTTTTATCTTCTACATCTTTG GTAGCATTGGCTGTGTCTGCTGTCTCCTGTGGTTCACGGTGATTTATGATGACCCCATGCATCACCCATGCATAAGTGTCcaggaaaagaaatacattgtGGCCTCACTGGCTCAACAG TCCAGTTCTCCCAGACGATCTGTCCCCATAAAGGCTATGGTCAGATGCCTACCACTTTGGGCCATTTTCACGGGTTTTTTCAGCCATTTCTGGTTATGCACCATTATTATAACATACCTACCAACGTACATCAGCTCTGTGCTCCATGTTAACATCAGAGAT AGTGGGGTTCTGTCCTCCCTGCCTTTTATTGCTGCTTCAAGTTGTACGATTCTAGGAGGCCAGTTGGCAGATTTCCTTCTGTCCAGAAATCTTCTCAGATTAGTCACTGTACGAAAACTCTTTTCATCTCTAG GCCTCCTCCTTCCATCACTATGTGCCGTGGCCCTGCCCTTCGTGGCTTCCAGTTACGTGACAACCATTATTTTACTGATACTTATTCCTGGGACTAGCAACCTGTGTGATTCAGGGTTCATCATCAACACCTTAGATGTTGCCCCCAG GTATGCAAGCTTCCTCATGGGAATCTCAAGGGGATTTGGGCTCATCGCAGGAATCATCTCTTCCACTGCCACCGGATTCCTTATCAGTCAGGTTGGCCAGTTTATTGAACGTCTGCAAGTGGCAG GATTCTGTGTCGGGATGGAGGAATGTCTTTTTCCTGTCTGCTGCTGTCAACATGTTTGGCATGTTTTTTTACATCACATTTGGACAAGCAGAAATCCAAGACTGGGCCAAAGAGAAGACCCTTACCCGCCTTTGAGGATACTGAATTGCAAACTTAAATGCAGTACTGACTGTTAA